One stretch of Schistocerca nitens isolate TAMUIC-IGC-003100 chromosome 11, iqSchNite1.1, whole genome shotgun sequence DNA includes these proteins:
- the LOC126213074 gene encoding uncharacterized protein LOC126213074 isoform X3, which yields MCEKLRKLKTPSACASYLANFGEGKSRKNRGNYIPVQSTAISRRKNKLAGRRCHPGGRQRPHSKQSEEFVKTVEISEMATFPPPAT from the exons ATGTGCGAAAAATTGAGAAAGCTTAAAACGCCGTCTGCATGTGCATCTTATTTGGCAAATTTTGGTGAAG GAAAATCTAGAAAAAATCGTGGTAACTATATTCCCGTTCAGTCCACTGCAATAAGcagaagaaaaaacaagttggCAGGTCGCAGATGTCATCCGGGGGGAAGACAAAGACCACACTCTAAGCAAAGCGAGGAATTTGTAAAGACAGTAGAAATTTCTGAAATG gcTACCTTTCCACCACCAGCTACGTAG
- the LOC126213072 gene encoding uncharacterized protein LOC126213072: MISFEDSVVYKRKAEVFEILPQWKTRVLELHRNDCNVQEIKSLNILVDVKSREEFGQWLAQFENITKTTYTIRCAEPASGKYVVCKQRLVCHHNTRSIKVHGSVQRATKNTDCPSKMTVTIHTVRDRYRGKSVEKAMLYKEMPCEVNLVLGHNHSVESAAALRFRQPSSDVKEKLISLFERGHSPATALESIKVEIQLNCSDYPLVLADRSRCPDYNFCHYLFNKVFKKKYGPTDLNKEGKQLLQQRLEEYNSEVGAVCAKMIQ, from the exons ATGATTTCGTTCGAAGATAGTGTTGTGTACAAGCGAAAGGCTGAAGTATTT GAAATTCTCCCGCAGTGGAAAACACGTGTGTTGGAGCTGCACAGAAATGATTGTAATGTGCAAGAAATTAAATCTTTAAACATCCTTGTTGATGTTAAATCAAGGGAGGAGTTTGGACAGTGGTTGGCTCagtttgaaaacataacaaaaacaacTTATACAATAAGGTGCGCTGAACCTGCATCAGGAAAGTATGTTGTTTGCAAACAAAGGCTGGTCTGTCACCACAATACTCGCAGTATAAAAGTTCACGGTTCAGTGCAAAGGGCAACAAAAAACACTGACTGTCCATCAAAAATGACAGTGACAATTCACACTGTGCGTGATAGATACAGAGGTAAGTCTGTAGAGAAAGCAATGCTCTACAAGGAAATGCCGTGTGAGGTTAACTTGGTGTTGGGTCATAACCACAGTGTTGAGAGTGCTGCTGCTTTAAGATTTAGACAACCATCAAGTGatgtcaaagaaaaattaatatccCTGTTTGAAAGAGGTCATTCACCAGCCACTGCTCTTGAGTCAATAAAGGTTGAAATTCAGCTGAATTGTTCAGATTACCCTTTAGTCCTTGCAGACAGAAGCAGGTGTCCTGATTACAACTTTTGCCACTATTTGTTCAACAAAGTTTTTAAGAAAAAGTATGGGCCAACAGACTTGAACAAAGAAGGAAAGCAGCTGTTACAACAGAGGTTAGAGGAATACAACAGCGAAGTTGGAGCTGTGTGTGCCAAGATGATTCAGTAA